A region from the Salifodinibacter halophilus genome encodes:
- the tkt gene encoding transketolase has protein sequence MTVWRADRANAIRILAMDAVQAANSGHPGMPMGMADIAEVLFNDHLRLNPNNPDWPDRDRFILSNGHGSMLQYAALHLAGFDISLDDLKSFRQLHSKTPGHPENFMTPGVETTTGPLGQGLANAVGMALAEANLAARFNREDAEIVDHRTWCFAGDGCLMEGVSHEAASLAGHWGLGKLIVIYDDNGISIDGETQGWFTDDTPTRFEAYGWQVIRNVDGHNVDEIDFAIDTAKKQTERPTLICARTHIAMGAPNKVDTAGAHGAALGEDEVAATREQLGWTDTTPFVVPDEIYRGWDKREQGAELERAWQSRFETYAARYPTEAAEFDRLMRGDLPSDWATRCTDYIRGVADAGKRTATRKSSKATIAAYAEALPELIGGSADLSGSNGTDFDGHRAIRAGDYGGNYVYYGVREFGMTAITNGLSLHGGIVPFGATFLTFSDYARNAVRMAALMRARNVLVYTHDSIGLGEDGPTHQAVEHLASLRLIPNLHVWRPGDDVEVAVAWRAAIERDSGPTALALSRQDVDHQSRDDDTIALIERGGYVLRAGGDAPDALIVATGSELELAVAAADRLDPDGARLRVISMPCLDVFEQQSHEYRDAVFPEKTTARVAVEAGSSDPWYRLVGRDGVVIGVDHYGASAPGADVYADMGVTVDAICEAVQGQLGN, from the coding sequence ATGACTGTATGGCGGGCTGATCGCGCCAACGCGATCCGAATTTTGGCTATGGATGCCGTTCAGGCCGCCAACTCCGGTCATCCCGGTATGCCGATGGGGATGGCCGATATCGCGGAGGTGCTGTTTAACGACCATTTGCGCCTTAACCCGAACAATCCAGACTGGCCGGATCGCGATCGGTTCATATTGTCGAACGGCCACGGTTCGATGTTGCAGTACGCGGCGCTGCATCTGGCAGGTTTCGACATTTCACTCGATGACCTCAAGAGTTTCCGCCAACTGCACTCGAAGACACCGGGGCATCCCGAGAACTTCATGACGCCGGGCGTCGAGACTACGACTGGTCCACTCGGCCAGGGTCTGGCCAATGCCGTGGGTATGGCGCTGGCCGAAGCCAATTTGGCAGCGCGTTTTAACCGCGAGGATGCCGAGATCGTGGATCACCGAACATGGTGTTTCGCCGGCGACGGTTGCCTGATGGAAGGCGTTTCGCACGAAGCTGCATCGTTAGCCGGGCATTGGGGCCTCGGCAAGTTGATCGTAATCTACGACGACAACGGCATTTCGATCGACGGCGAGACACAGGGGTGGTTCACCGACGATACACCGACCCGTTTCGAAGCCTATGGTTGGCAGGTCATTCGGAATGTGGATGGCCACAACGTCGATGAAATCGACTTCGCGATCGACACGGCCAAGAAACAGACCGAACGGCCGACCTTGATTTGTGCTCGAACCCATATCGCCATGGGGGCGCCGAATAAGGTCGATACCGCCGGCGCCCACGGTGCCGCGCTCGGCGAAGATGAAGTCGCTGCTACACGCGAGCAACTCGGTTGGACGGATACAACGCCGTTCGTCGTTCCGGACGAGATCTACCGGGGTTGGGACAAGCGTGAACAGGGCGCCGAATTGGAGCGCGCCTGGCAGTCCCGCTTTGAAACTTATGCGGCTCGATACCCAACTGAGGCGGCCGAGTTCGACCGCCTGATGCGCGGAGATTTGCCGTCGGATTGGGCGACGCGTTGCACCGATTATATCCGTGGCGTGGCCGATGCCGGTAAGCGTACGGCAACGCGCAAATCGTCAAAGGCGACGATCGCTGCCTACGCCGAGGCGTTGCCGGAACTCATCGGCGGGTCGGCCGATCTGTCGGGGTCGAATGGCACCGACTTCGATGGCCATCGCGCGATACGGGCCGGCGACTATGGGGGCAACTACGTCTACTACGGTGTGCGCGAGTTCGGCATGACCGCGATCACCAATGGTCTTAGCTTACACGGTGGCATCGTGCCGTTCGGTGCAACGTTTCTGACGTTTTCAGACTATGCGCGTAACGCGGTGCGCATGGCGGCATTGATGCGCGCGCGCAATGTGCTGGTCTATACCCACGATTCGATCGGTCTCGGTGAAGATGGTCCAACCCACCAAGCGGTCGAGCATCTGGCCAGTCTGCGCCTGATCCCCAATTTGCACGTCTGGCGTCCGGGCGACGATGTCGAAGTCGCGGTTGCTTGGCGAGCCGCGATCGAGCGCGACAGCGGGCCGACCGCGCTGGCGCTGTCGCGTCAAGACGTCGATCATCAGTCGCGCGACGACGACACGATCGCGCTGATCGAGCGGGGCGGCTACGTGTTGCGGGCCGGGGGTGACGCGCCGGATGCGCTGATCGTAGCGACTGGCTCGGAGTTGGAGTTGGCCGTGGCAGCCGCCGATCGGTTGGATCCCGACGGTGCTAGACTGCGGGTGATTTCAATGCCGTGTTTGGACGTTTTCGAGCAGCAGTCGCATGAGTACCGCGACGCGGTGTTCCCCGAAAAGACCACGGCGCGGGTTGCGGTCGAAGCAGGGTCCTCGGATCCATGGTATCGGTTGGTCGGGCGTGATGGCGTCGTTATCGGCGTCGACCACTACGGTGCATCGGCACCGGGGGCCGATGTCTATGCCGATATGGGAGTGACCGTCGATGCGATCTGCGAAGCAGTGCAGGGACAGCTAGGTAATTAG
- a CDS encoding efflux RND transporter periplasmic adaptor subunit: MSRYLGAAAVAVLAATIGLAGCSESQEKGKQKGKARAATPVHVKDVKQHSVDVYSEFPGRVEGQRTVQIVARVEGILQSRHYEEGQIVNKGDLLYRIDPRPFQATVDQRKAELASDKAALRRDKRSWERIHRLYKSNAVSQAKRDSALSNLESARAAVKEDKANLENAQIKLGYTTVEAPVTGVTSLRETDTGSLVNNGTKLTTITQLNPVYVRFALPEEDAIARKKALAQMGNEATDDSSREATVILPSGKEYARKGKVDFTQSTIDSQTGTVQLRAIVDNPNNSLMPGRYVRVRVRIETRDNAIVVPEKAVATGQASSHVFVAKDGKAKKVNVELGPDVKAGRVITKGLSNDDRVIVSGLGQVGAGSPIKVANNRDDTAQGKNESTGNQKGEKQQRQARADSAATRVAANRQTQHDDGLKMAGVSGVTRAATDDKKAG; the protein is encoded by the coding sequence ATGAGCAGGTATCTAGGCGCGGCGGCGGTTGCCGTGTTAGCTGCAACCATTGGTTTGGCTGGTTGTAGCGAGAGCCAAGAAAAAGGTAAGCAAAAGGGGAAGGCAAGAGCTGCAACGCCCGTTCACGTTAAGGACGTGAAGCAGCACAGCGTCGATGTCTATTCCGAGTTCCCCGGGCGCGTCGAAGGTCAGCGCACTGTGCAGATTGTTGCGCGTGTCGAAGGCATCCTGCAGTCACGCCATTATGAGGAAGGGCAGATCGTTAACAAGGGCGATTTGCTGTATCGCATTGATCCGCGGCCGTTCCAGGCAACGGTCGATCAGCGCAAGGCCGAGCTGGCCAGTGACAAGGCCGCGCTCCGTCGGGATAAGCGTTCATGGGAGCGGATTCACCGGCTTTACAAATCCAATGCGGTCAGTCAGGCCAAGCGAGATTCGGCACTTTCTAACCTGGAATCGGCACGTGCTGCGGTTAAGGAAGACAAGGCTAATCTCGAAAACGCTCAGATCAAACTTGGCTACACGACCGTCGAGGCGCCGGTAACCGGCGTAACCAGCCTGCGCGAAACAGATACCGGGTCGCTGGTGAACAATGGCACCAAGCTGACGACGATCACACAGCTCAACCCCGTGTATGTGCGTTTTGCGTTGCCCGAAGAGGATGCGATTGCACGCAAGAAAGCGTTGGCGCAGATGGGCAACGAGGCAACCGATGACAGCTCGCGCGAGGCGACCGTCATCCTCCCGAGTGGCAAGGAATATGCGCGCAAGGGCAAAGTCGACTTTACCCAGAGCACGATAGACTCGCAGACGGGTACGGTGCAGCTGCGGGCTATCGTGGACAATCCGAATAATTCGCTGATGCCGGGCCGTTACGTACGGGTGCGGGTGCGCATCGAGACCCGCGATAACGCTATCGTGGTACCAGAAAAAGCCGTTGCCACCGGTCAGGCGAGCTCACATGTGTTTGTGGCCAAGGATGGCAAGGCCAAGAAAGTCAATGTCGAGCTCGGGCCTGACGTTAAGGCGGGGCGTGTTATCACTAAAGGCCTTTCGAACGATGATCGCGTGATCGTCTCGGGGCTAGGCCAGGTCGGTGCTGGCTCGCCGATCAAGGTGGCCAATAACCGTGACGACACGGCGCAGGGCAAAAATGAGTCGACTGGCAATCAAAAAGGCGAAAAGCAACAGCGTCAGGCGCGGGCCGATAGTGCTGCCACACGTGTGGCAGCCAATCGGCAAACGCAGCACGATGATGGGCTGAAAATGGCAGGTGTAAGCGGCGTCACACGCGCCGCGACCGACGACAAGAAGGCTGGCTAG
- a CDS encoding TetR family transcriptional regulator, with protein MVRKTKQEAILTRQRLLDAAEIEMQATGVSQTSLARIAKRAGLTRGAVYWHFADKNAVLEAMIARTHLPLRDLRDDLAQHIPRSAPKRLLREMLLQGLHRLANDAQHRRVCEILLHRNEATKGVDSTSSLLMPLFSESHDALVEVCSDIRAEQGSCTTDVLTAEDAADVILAFFCGLYECVLRHGCNKAVQQHPQTKIDALLAGLFPDQTSNAS; from the coding sequence ATGGTGCGCAAGACAAAACAAGAGGCCATACTCACGCGGCAACGCTTACTGGACGCGGCCGAAATCGAGATGCAAGCCACCGGCGTGTCGCAAACATCGCTGGCACGGATCGCGAAGCGTGCCGGGCTGACACGTGGTGCCGTCTACTGGCATTTCGCCGATAAGAATGCGGTACTGGAAGCCATGATCGCGCGCACGCATCTACCGCTGCGCGATCTGCGCGACGACCTGGCCCAACATATTCCACGCTCGGCCCCCAAACGGCTGCTGCGTGAGATGTTATTGCAGGGGCTCCACCGATTGGCGAACGACGCCCAGCACCGGCGCGTCTGTGAGATTCTATTGCACCGAAACGAAGCCACCAAAGGTGTGGATTCGACGTCATCGCTTTTAATGCCGCTATTCAGCGAATCGCACGACGCGCTGGTTGAAGTCTGCAGCGACATCCGGGCCGAACAAGGCAGCTGCACCACCGATGTTTTGACCGCCGAGGACGCCGCCGACGTCATACTCGCCTTTTTCTGCGGATTATATGAATGCGTACTGCGTCATGGCTGCAACAAAGCCGTACAGCAGCACCCGCAAACCAAAATCGATGCACTACTTGCCGGCCTGTTCCCCGATCAAACATCGAATGCATCCTGA
- the gap gene encoding type I glyceraldehyde-3-phosphate dehydrogenase, whose translation MAINIGINGYGRIGRNVLRALYEGGRESEFNVVAINDLGDAEMNAHLTRYDTAHGPFPGEVAVDGDNLIVNGDKIKVLAEKDPAKLPWGSLGVDVVIESTGLFASKDKASAHLDGGAKKVLISAPAGDAKTVVYGVNHHTITADDKIVSNASCTTNCLAPLIKPINDAFGIEHGLMNTIHSYTNDQVLSDVYHKDVRRARSATHNQIPTQTGAASAVGKVLPELNGRLEGFAVRVPTINVSFIDFTATLSRETSADEVNEILKDAAQGELKGVLDYTDEELVSSDFNHRRVSSTVDGPLTNVVGGKLLKACSWYDNEWGFSCRMLDTAKALADAG comes from the coding sequence ATGGCAATAAATATCGGAATTAACGGCTATGGGCGCATCGGGCGCAACGTGTTGCGCGCTTTGTACGAAGGTGGCCGTGAGAGCGAATTCAACGTGGTCGCGATCAATGATCTCGGCGATGCCGAGATGAACGCACACCTGACCCGCTACGACACTGCGCACGGCCCGTTCCCGGGTGAAGTTGCAGTCGATGGCGACAACCTCATCGTCAACGGCGACAAGATCAAGGTGCTGGCCGAAAAGGATCCTGCCAAACTGCCGTGGGGCAGTCTCGGCGTAGATGTTGTGATCGAGTCGACGGGTTTGTTCGCCAGCAAAGACAAGGCCAGCGCGCATCTGGACGGCGGCGCTAAGAAGGTGCTGATTTCTGCGCCGGCCGGTGATGCCAAGACCGTTGTCTATGGCGTCAACCACCACACGATTACTGCCGATGACAAGATCGTGTCCAATGCCTCGTGTACTACGAATTGCCTCGCACCGCTGATTAAACCGATCAACGATGCCTTCGGTATCGAGCATGGTCTGATGAACACGATCCACTCCTATACCAACGATCAGGTGCTGTCGGACGTCTATCACAAGGATGTCCGTCGGGCGCGCAGTGCGACCCACAACCAGATCCCGACCCAGACCGGCGCGGCGTCGGCGGTGGGCAAGGTGTTGCCCGAGTTGAACGGCCGGCTGGAAGGCTTCGCGGTGCGTGTGCCGACCATCAACGTGTCGTTTATCGACTTCACCGCGACCCTGTCGCGAGAGACCAGCGCCGATGAGGTCAACGAGATCCTCAAGGATGCGGCTCAAGGCGAATTGAAAGGGGTTTTGGATTACACCGACGAAGAACTCGTCTCGAGTGATTTCAACCATCGTCGTGTGTCTTCGACAGTCGATGGTCCGCTGACCAATGTCGTTGGCGGCAAGCTGCTGAAAGCCTGCTCCTGGTACGACAACGAGTGGGGCTTTTCCTGCCGCATGTTGGATACGGCCAAGGCGCTGGCCGACGCCGGCTGA
- a CDS encoding phosphoglycerate kinase — protein MESMLTLDDVDLKGKRVLIRADLNVPVENGQVTSGPRVRAFVPTLEKALAAGARVMIVSHLGRPTEGQPDDENSLAPVAHYLRELIGRDVALVKDWIDGVDVSEGEAVLCENVRFLDGEKANDEDLAKRMAALCDVFVMDAFGTAHRGQASTEGIARYAPTAVAGPLLVGEVEALRAASEDPARPLVVIVGGSKVSSKLSLLKNLANRADQLIVGGGIANTFLAATGVDVGASLYEADMVDEARSILETIRASGGNIPLPSDVIVADDVTPEAHAALKPADQIGADDLILDVGPDTRDALAQHLENAGTIVWNGPVGVFEIDQFGGGTQVLARAIAASSAFSLAGGGDTLAAIDKYRVADDISYISTGGGAFLEFMEGKTLPAVATLEARARESR, from the coding sequence ATGGAATCGATGCTCACCCTCGACGACGTCGACCTAAAAGGTAAGCGCGTATTGATCCGCGCCGATCTGAATGTGCCAGTCGAAAACGGCCAGGTCACCTCCGGACCGCGGGTTCGGGCGTTCGTGCCCACGCTTGAGAAAGCCTTGGCTGCCGGCGCGCGTGTCATGATCGTGTCGCACCTGGGCCGCCCCACCGAAGGCCAGCCGGACGACGAGAATAGTTTGGCGCCCGTAGCCCACTATCTCCGGGAACTGATTGGCCGTGATGTGGCGCTGGTCAAGGATTGGATCGACGGTGTTGATGTGAGCGAGGGCGAGGCCGTGCTGTGTGAAAACGTACGGTTCCTCGATGGCGAGAAAGCCAACGACGAGGATCTCGCGAAACGCATGGCCGCATTGTGTGACGTGTTTGTGATGGACGCGTTCGGCACAGCTCACCGTGGTCAAGCGTCGACCGAAGGCATAGCGCGGTATGCGCCGACTGCGGTTGCTGGACCGTTGCTGGTCGGCGAGGTCGAGGCCCTGCGCGCGGCGTCGGAGGATCCGGCGCGGCCATTGGTGGTGATCGTGGGCGGCTCGAAAGTCTCCAGCAAGCTCTCGCTTTTGAAAAATCTGGCGAATCGCGCCGATCAACTGATCGTGGGGGGCGGTATCGCCAACACGTTTCTGGCAGCGACTGGCGTTGATGTCGGCGCGTCGCTGTACGAAGCCGATATGGTCGATGAGGCGCGCTCGATTCTGGAGACGATCCGCGCGAGCGGTGGCAACATCCCACTGCCAAGTGATGTGATTGTCGCTGACGACGTCACGCCTGAGGCCCACGCCGCATTGAAGCCGGCCGATCAGATTGGGGCCGATGACCTGATTCTCGATGTGGGTCCGGACACCCGGGATGCACTAGCCCAGCATCTGGAAAACGCCGGTACCATCGTTTGGAATGGCCCCGTAGGCGTTTTTGAGATCGATCAGTTCGGCGGCGGCACGCAGGTGTTGGCGCGCGCCATTGCGGCTAGTAGCGCATTCTCGTTAGCTGGCGGTGGCGACACCCTGGCGGCGATCGACAAGTATCGCGTGGCTGATGACATCTCGTATATCTCCACTGGCGGTGGTGCGTTTCTCGAGTTCATGGAAGGCAAAACATTACCCGCCGTGGCCACGCTCGAAGCACGTGCCCGCGAGTCGCGCTAA
- a CDS encoding DUF218 domain-containing protein — protein sequence MRWLTRVAPSLTTLAGLILLVPLALNAWVVGASDSSVFNRGHALSADRVALVLGTSPYLRDGQHNVFFTQRIVAAARLYQQGVVAHLLVSGANPSTRYNEPRRMYQQLIALGVPPHAITLDFAGFRTLDSVVRARRIFGVNQAIIVTQRFHAYRAVFLASRNGVDAMAFVASNRRTRLPFEVAVREYFARVQSVLDVYVFHTDPRYLGPARPIGADGGDRSRVAIPRDLLL from the coding sequence ATGAGGTGGCTAACGCGTGTCGCGCCGTCGTTGACGACGCTTGCGGGACTGATCCTGCTGGTGCCACTGGCGTTGAATGCCTGGGTTGTCGGCGCAAGCGATTCGAGTGTTTTTAATCGAGGACACGCGCTGAGTGCGGATCGTGTGGCGCTTGTGCTCGGTACCAGTCCGTATCTGCGTGACGGGCAACACAACGTGTTTTTTACGCAGCGGATCGTTGCCGCGGCGCGGCTTTATCAGCAGGGCGTTGTAGCGCATTTGCTGGTTTCGGGCGCCAACCCGAGTACGCGCTACAACGAACCGCGTCGCATGTATCAGCAACTGATCGCGCTTGGCGTGCCACCGCACGCCATAACGCTGGACTTTGCCGGTTTTCGGACACTCGATTCGGTGGTCCGTGCACGACGTATTTTTGGCGTTAACCAAGCTATTATCGTTACCCAGCGATTCCACGCGTATCGCGCCGTGTTTCTCGCCAGCCGAAATGGCGTCGACGCCATGGCGTTTGTGGCGTCGAACAGGCGGACACGGCTACCGTTCGAGGTGGCGGTGCGTGAATATTTCGCACGCGTCCAATCTGTTTTGGATGTTTATGTGTTTCACACCGACCCGCGTTACCTTGGTCCAGCTCGGCCGATCGGTGCCGATGGGGGCGATCGCTCTCGCGTTGCGATCCCGCGCGATCTGTTGCTCTAA
- a CDS encoding thioredoxin family protein → MSLTDSTMMPLGTLAPAFELTDTLSQADLGFDDVAGAHATVVVFICNHCPYVIHIADELVSVAAHYRVRGIGFVAISSNDVAVRPEDGPESMAEFARVHHFDFPYLYDESQDVAKSFNAVCTPDFFVFDGHRRCAYRGQFDGARPGNETPVTGADLRAALDSLIEGQAPSVDEQVPSQGCSIKWRS, encoded by the coding sequence GTGTCATTGACCGATTCGACCATGATGCCGCTTGGTACCTTGGCACCGGCGTTCGAGTTGACAGATACGCTCAGTCAGGCTGATCTCGGTTTTGATGATGTGGCCGGCGCGCACGCGACTGTCGTCGTGTTCATCTGCAACCACTGCCCTTATGTCATCCATATTGCTGACGAGTTGGTCAGCGTCGCTGCTCACTACCGTGTGCGCGGGATTGGATTTGTGGCGATCAGCTCCAACGACGTTGCCGTGCGGCCAGAGGATGGCCCCGAGTCCATGGCCGAGTTCGCGCGCGTTCACCATTTCGATTTTCCCTATCTCTACGATGAGTCGCAGGACGTGGCAAAATCGTTCAACGCGGTTTGCACGCCCGATTTTTTCGTTTTCGATGGACACCGGCGTTGTGCTTACCGCGGTCAGTTTGACGGTGCCCGGCCGGGCAACGAAACGCCGGTGACCGGTGCGGATCTGCGCGCTGCGTTAGATAGCCTGATCGAGGGGCAGGCGCCGTCGGTTGATGAACAAGTGCCAAGCCAAGGGTGCAGTATCAAGTGGCGATCGTGA
- a CDS encoding efflux RND transporter permease subunit, with protein sequence MLSRFFIDRPVFACVISIVIVIAGILGVRSLPISQYPDVVPPEVNVTASYPGASAEEVAETVAAPLEKAINGTDDMLYQSSTSSDSGNVTISVTFAVGTDPDQATINVNNRVQSARSKLPATVQKTGVKVRKRSTNVLQVVMLYSPEQTFDTTYISNYALVNVINALKRVKGVGQAQLFSNEDYSMRIWLNPAKMARYNLTTTDVKTAIEGQNSQFAAGQFGAKPYGNADTAFTFKASAQGRFSEAKQFKDIILRAKENGKILRLKDVARVELGAQTYSTGHAYNGQPAVPMAIYLSPGSNALATADRVRDRMAELKGNMPNGLSYKIPFNTTQFVRASIEEVVFTLVISLALVMAVIFTFLQNVRATLIPMAAVPVALLGTFAGIYELGFSINLLTLFGMILAIGMVVDDAIIVIENVERHMSEEGRPAREAAIVAMREVTGPVIAVVLALNAVFIPVGFLGGLSGEMYRQFAITIAMSIAISGFVALTLTPALCALFLKKGQQQPWLPFRLFNKAFSKLTGAYLWGVNFLLRHALIGIMLFAGVLGATWIASQQVPPGLIPQEDQGYVFAIYRLPPASSLQRTQEASAKLSTQIRKQMPGVKSVVRIPGFDFLAGSTRTFAGIAFVTLKEWSEREASSFDQVKKIMGIGAHIPSAQIVSLNPPPIIGLSTTGGFEGYLQAIGGADYNTLKKQADKLSAAANKNPKLAGVKTTLTTNVPRYHVDVDREKAKTLGVPVSNVFDTLQATFGRLFVNRFTMLGRNWQVNLQADAPYRMKPKDLAGVYVQSQTTDKMIPVSSLVSTERVTGPDIVERYNVFPAAKIRGGAAPGYSSGQANQAIKQVANNVIDKGYRFQFTGTAYQAEKSGDSQLIALSFGVVMVFLILAAQYEQWTLPLAVIVAVPFAALGAFVAIWVFGVNNNVYFTVGMLVLIGLAAKNAILIVEFAVLERRNGKTPAEAAYAAAELRFRPIVMTSLTFILASTPLITATGPSSNSRVAIGATVIGGMLAATAFAILFVPLAYDLLQRSSEAVSRRRHDDGSGGGPPVANVDTDHRVTDETDYKLPDQRNNGGNNHE encoded by the coding sequence ATGTTGTCACGTTTTTTCATCGACCGGCCGGTTTTTGCGTGCGTCATATCGATCGTTATCGTGATCGCCGGCATTCTCGGGGTGCGTTCGCTGCCTATATCGCAGTATCCCGATGTTGTGCCACCTGAAGTCAACGTCACGGCGAGCTATCCCGGTGCCAGCGCGGAGGAGGTTGCCGAAACGGTCGCCGCGCCGCTGGAAAAGGCCATCAACGGCACCGACGATATGCTTTACCAGAGTTCGACCTCGTCGGACTCCGGGAACGTGACGATTTCGGTAACGTTTGCGGTCGGTACCGATCCGGATCAGGCCACGATTAACGTCAACAATCGCGTGCAGTCGGCCCGCTCGAAACTGCCCGCAACTGTTCAGAAAACCGGCGTTAAGGTGCGTAAGCGGTCGACTAATGTTCTGCAGGTGGTGATGCTGTACTCACCCGAGCAGACGTTCGATACGACTTATATCAGTAACTACGCGTTGGTTAACGTTATTAACGCCCTCAAACGTGTTAAGGGCGTTGGTCAGGCGCAGCTGTTTTCGAACGAAGATTATTCCATGCGTATCTGGCTGAATCCGGCCAAGATGGCGCGTTATAACCTCACTACGACCGACGTCAAAACTGCGATCGAGGGGCAGAATTCGCAGTTTGCAGCGGGTCAATTCGGCGCCAAGCCTTATGGCAACGCCGATACTGCATTCACGTTCAAGGCTTCGGCGCAGGGGCGTTTCTCGGAGGCCAAGCAGTTCAAAGATATTATTCTGCGGGCCAAAGAGAATGGCAAGATTCTGCGTTTGAAAGATGTTGCCCGTGTCGAGCTCGGGGCTCAAACGTATAGCACCGGCCATGCTTATAACGGCCAGCCGGCTGTGCCGATGGCGATTTATCTGTCGCCCGGCTCGAACGCGCTGGCCACGGCCGACCGCGTGCGCGATCGCATGGCGGAGCTCAAGGGCAATATGCCCAATGGGCTGTCCTATAAGATCCCGTTCAATACCACGCAATTCGTGCGAGCCTCGATCGAAGAGGTGGTTTTCACCTTGGTGATTTCGCTCGCGCTGGTGATGGCGGTCATCTTTACCTTTTTGCAGAATGTGCGCGCCACGCTGATCCCGATGGCGGCTGTTCCCGTGGCTCTGCTGGGTACATTTGCCGGTATCTATGAGCTTGGGTTCTCGATCAATCTGCTGACACTTTTCGGCATGATCCTGGCGATCGGGATGGTTGTCGACGACGCGATCATCGTGATCGAGAACGTCGAACGGCACATGAGCGAAGAGGGCAGGCCGGCACGTGAAGCCGCCATTGTGGCCATGAGGGAGGTCACCGGTCCGGTCATAGCGGTGGTACTTGCACTGAACGCTGTGTTTATCCCAGTCGGATTCCTGGGCGGCTTATCCGGTGAGATGTATCGCCAGTTCGCGATCACTATTGCCATGTCGATCGCGATTTCCGGTTTCGTGGCGCTGACGCTGACCCCGGCGCTGTGCGCGCTGTTTCTCAAAAAGGGGCAGCAGCAACCCTGGTTGCCTTTCCGGCTATTCAATAAGGCTTTTTCCAAGCTGACAGGTGCGTATCTCTGGGGTGTTAACTTCCTGCTACGCCACGCACTGATCGGTATTATGCTGTTTGCCGGTGTGCTGGGGGCCACTTGGATTGCTTCGCAACAAGTGCCGCCGGGGCTGATACCACAAGAAGACCAAGGCTATGTTTTTGCCATTTATCGCTTGCCCCCGGCCAGCTCATTGCAACGCACGCAAGAAGCTAGCGCGAAACTGAGCACGCAAATCCGGAAACAAATGCCGGGTGTGAAGAGTGTGGTCCGCATTCCCGGCTTCGATTTTCTGGCCGGCTCGACGCGGACGTTTGCGGGCATCGCGTTTGTGACCTTGAAAGAATGGAGTGAGCGTGAGGCCAGTTCATTCGATCAGGTCAAGAAAATCATGGGGATCGGTGCCCATATTCCATCGGCCCAAATCGTGTCGCTGAACCCGCCGCCAATCATCGGTCTTTCGACGACCGGTGGTTTTGAGGGGTATCTGCAAGCGATTGGCGGTGCCGATTACAACACCCTGAAAAAACAGGCGGATAAATTGTCGGCTGCTGCCAATAAAAATCCGAAGTTGGCTGGCGTTAAAACGACCTTGACGACCAATGTGCCGCGGTACCATGTCGATGTCGACCGTGAAAAGGCCAAGACACTGGGTGTGCCGGTCAGTAATGTCTTCGATACCTTGCAGGCCACGTTTGGCCGGTTGTTCGTCAATCGGTTCACGATGCTTGGGCGTAACTGGCAGGTGAACCTGCAAGCGGACGCACCGTACCGCATGAAGCCCAAAGATCTGGCTGGGGTTTATGTGCAGTCCCAAACGACTGACAAGATGATCCCGGTGAGTTCGTTGGTGTCGACTGAACGTGTCACCGGTCCGGACATCGTGGAGCGCTATAACGTCTTTCCGGCGGCTAAGATTCGAGGTGGGGCAGCGCCCGGTTACAGTTCTGGCCAGGCCAACCAAGCGATCAAGCAGGTCGCGAACAATGTGATTGATAAGGGCTATCGGTTCCAGTTTACGGGCACGGCCTACCAGGCCGAGAAAAGCGGTGATTCACAGCTCATTGCGCTCAGCTTTGGCGTGGTGATGGTGTTTTTGATCCTGGCCGCGCAGTATGAGCAATGGACATTGCCACTGGCTGTGATTGTTGCAGTACCGTTCGCAGCCCTTGGAGCGTTCGTCGCGATCTGGGTCTTCGGTGTCAATAACAACGTGTATTTCACCGTCGGGATGCTGGTGTTAATTGGCTTGGCTGCCAAGAACGCCATCCTGATTGTCGAATTCGCGGTGTTAGAGCGCCGGAACGGCAAAACACCGGCTGAAGCCGCGTACGCGGCGGCCGAGTTGCGCTTCCGGCCAATTGTCATGACCTCGTTGACCTTCATTCTGGCGAGTACGCCGTTGATTACGGCGACTGGACCGTCGTCGAACAGTCGTGTCGCGATTGGCGCTACTGTGATTGGTGGCATGTTGGCGGCCACGGCCTTTGCAATTCTGTTCGTGCCGCTGGCTTACGATCTGCTCCAGCGCAGCAGTGAGGCTGTATCGCGGCGTCGGCATGACGATGGCAGCGGCGGTGGCCCGCCAGTCGCGAATGTGGATACCGACCATCGAGTGACCGATGAAACCGACTATAAACTGCCTGACCAGCGTAATAACGGAGGCAATAACCATGAATAA